Proteins found in one Lepeophtheirus salmonis chromosome 9, UVic_Lsal_1.4, whole genome shotgun sequence genomic segment:
- the LOC121124572 gene encoding uncharacterized protein, which yields MDEIKDRLSQLSESPFTDSLQILNTIHPIAEELYKAEPLKAQKICELLQTALGSRNPCISSAVIEVLSRWKASKNISTFVQELLYQLPRAAYPGTFVSAIGRLESQDVSRTYLPILKHCPSSWPWVLDEIQKGEFKSFNALYTQILLDPSPSLHLTPFRVALRECLLQMSHAESQFFIKESLQWLNPTPENRFWILEITKKECQEKRLLMYSALIINKVITGMDPSELLKLIQLELRKYNGPDNILSVCLVILTKAFDKSFFGHYMVFLQVFKDFFDVIRNKNVLGICICSLLGITLVPSKLLDQNVWTIASTLIKKYYKASDVGTKEFVGDTIYLQWNKDVNLSFLKVNLLSCISHSETSCLEWLSTLSNVKLTLEHLPIVKTLFLGTSYPTVLQASVDVLSRILDIYPQRSMGVLSIILHKLSKEKNPGACNVLIKSLSIVAKDKNCIKFVIKVINSLTINSRSGTIKLKLLFDLYQIEERTYAYLHKALEEKYSTDESNVTKAFIILRICSKKSSKHASDLLPLLSDILNGQGHGSASVLALKAIQAMVADSVIDIETTFKALQPKIMADGLNDVRIALIEICTLIPEFDIPTDKYETFSNHILKFLWSCTVQKQEHPMALRKAAFSAIGKYGLYRQKFDFVPSNLTNGFNPIELVENEETNLYVPGECWIEILINSTKEDLVLIEDLLMDFLRDEVHEFPKSVYYLPHKKNEKTRMDYSQVLSETSVLRYILECCQSKDTISSVLASCLRILSIEYSQQFPPLNWEFLSSMSKNYKPECFNIIVNQLRKSECARNVLEGMLISEMSFEMILCVFKKLEIILQYHPCTELKTFIQNVSSTVIDKTPLISLLDILKEKASICGKYDVFINFIKSLHDHVHLDSLLYSHYLELIENLPHDPYWTQLSNPTLSNCKVEVDLMNAFRMRRILSRKDKNSLIWFNDCIEALTTHSGVFDSSSVLQLLLSAFIESRENAESNRLWLMDFMGLILSLVRRKKQEYFPILFDVFISALVVFSGVDTFIFRPIISVPSSKNKTVDFLASSIQVCLTSSEKPWNTFGIQLGDWLLSFLKDDKIDKIYKEGIRSSLSSFKYGNDFEEIYMKLIQNFYGYIS from the exons ATGGATGAGATTAAAGATCGACTGTCCCAGCTCTCGGAGTCTCCTTTCACGGACTCGCTTCAGATATTGAATACAATACACCCCATTGCTGAGGAACTCTATAAAGCGGAGCCGCTAAAAGCTCAAAAGATCTGTGAGCTTCTCCAAACAGCCCTTGGATCTCGAAACCCCTGCATCTCATCTGCTGTAATTGAGGTACTTTCTCGATGGAAGGCTTCGAAAAACATATCCACATTCGTTCAGGAGCTTTTGTATCAGTTGCCTCGAGCTGCATACCCAGGTACATTTGTTTCTGCGATTGGACGTCTTGAATCGCAGGATGTTTCTCGGACATATTTGCCCATTCTCAAGCACTGTCCCTCATCATGGCCATGGGTACTCGATGAAATCCAGAAAGGAGAATTTAAGTCCTTCAACGCGCTGTATACACAAATACTTCTGGATCCCTCTCCTTCTCTTCATTTGACACCTTTCCGAGTTGCTCTTCGGGAATGCTTGCTTCAAATGAGTCATG CTGAGAGTCAATTCTTCATAAAGGAGTCTTTGCAATGGCTAAATCCTACACCCGAAAATCGCTTCTGGATTTTAGAGATAACTAAAAAAGAGTGTCAAGAAAAGAGATTATTAATGTACTCTgcattgataattaataaggTGATCACTGGTATGGATCCCTCTGAGCTGTTGAAACTAATTCAATTAGAACTAAGG AAATATAACGGCCCAGATAATATTCTAAGTGTTTGCCTTGTTATTCTTACAAAGGCAtttgataaatctttttttgggCATTATATGGTGTTTCTTCAAGtctttaaggatttttttgatgtaattcggaacaaaaatgttttagggATATGTATTTGCTCACTTTTGGGTATAACTCTAGTTCCGTCAAAGCTCTTAGACCAAAACGTATGGACGATTGCATCAACTCTCATCAAGAAGTACTATAAAGCTTCTGACGTTGGAACTAAAGAATTTGTTGGAGACACTATATATCTCCAGTGGAATAAGGATGTAAATTTAAGctttttaaaagtcaatttacTCAGTTGTATCTCTCACTCCGAAACTAGTTGTTTGGAATGGTTGTCCACCCTAAGCAATGTGAAGTTAACGCTTGAGCATTTGCCTATCGTTAAAACACTTTTCCTAGGTACGAGTTATCCAACCGTTCTTCAAGCTTCAGTGGATGTTCTTTCTCGTATTCTTGATATATACCCTCAAAGATCAATGGGAGTGCTATCCatcattttacataaattatctaAGGAAAAAAATCCCGGAGCGTGTAATGTTCTAATAAAAAGTCTATCCATCGTAGCAAAAGATAAAAACTGCATAAAGTTTGTGATTAAAGTTATAAACTCACTTACTATTAACTCACGCTCAGGTACAATCAAGCTCAAGCTTTTATTTGATCTTTACCAAATAGAAGAGAGGACATATGCTTACTTACATAAAgctttagaagaaaaatattccacGGATGAATCAAATGTGACAAAGGCTTTTATAATACTTCGAATTTGCTCAAAAAAATCATCGAAGCATGCTTCGGATCTTTTACCTTTGCTATCGGATATATTAAATGGACAAGGTCACGGCTCTGCTTCAGTATTGGCCCTAAAAGCAATACAAGCCATGGTTGCAGACTCTGTAATAGATATTGAAACAACTTTCAAGGCTTTACAGCCCAAAATAATGGCAGACGGTCTGAATGATGTACGGATTGCTCTTATAGAAATTTGTACTCTTATTCCTGAGTTTGATATTCCAACTGacaaatatgaaacattttctAACCATATCTTAAAATTCCTTTGGTCTTGTACGGTACAAAAGCAGGAGCATCCGATGGCCCTTCGAAAAGCTGCGTTTAGTGCCATTGGTAAATATGGTCTCTACAGACAGAAATTTGACTTTGTTCCAAGTAATTTGACGAATGGCTTCAATCCTATTGAACTAGTAGAAAATGAAGAGACGAATCTGTATGTCCCAGGCGAATGCTGGATCGAAATTCTCATTAATTCTACTAAAGAAGACCTAGTACTCATTGAAGACTTATTGATGGATTTTTTAAGAGATGAGGTTCACGAATTTCCTAAATCTGTATATTATCTCCCTCATAAGAAGAATGAGAAAACTCGAATGGATTATTCTCAAGTTTTATCTGAAACAAGTGTTCTTAGGTATATTTTAGAGTGCTGTCAATCTAAAGACACTATATCATCAGTGTTAGCCTCTTGCTTACGCATTTTGAGCATTGAATATAGTCAACAATTTCCACCGTTAAATTGGGAATTCCTGTCTTCCATGTCCAAGAATTATAAGCCTGAATGTTTTAATATCATCGTTAATCAATTGAGGAAATCCGAGTGTGCACGAAATGTTTTAGAGGGGATGTTGATTTCTGAAATGAGCTTCGAAATGATTttgtgtgtatttaaaaaacttgaaatcATTCTTCAATACCATCCATGTACCGAACTCAAGACCTTCATACAAAATGTTTCTTCCACAGTCATAGATAAGACTCCTTTGATCTCCCTACTTGATATCTTAAAAGAAAAGGCCTCTATTTGTGGAAAGTATGATGTATTCatcaattttatcaaatcaTTACATGATCACGTACATTTGGATAGTCTGCTCTATTCGCATTATCTTGAACTGATTGAGAATTTACCACATGATCCATACTGGACGCAATTAAGCAATCCCACTCTTTCAaattgt AAAGTCGAGGTGGATCTGATGAATGCTTTTAGAATGAGACGTATTCTTTCTCGAAAGGACAAAAATTCACTTATTTGGTTTAATGACTGCATTGAAGCCCTGACTACTCATTCTGGGGTATTTGACTCATCCTCTGTTCTTCAATTGTTATTGAGTGCTTTCATTGAATCCAGAGAGAACGCAGAGTCAAATCGATTATGGCTAATGGATTTTATGGGTCTTATTTTGAGTTTGGTCCGacgaaaaaaacaagaatatttcCCTATTTTGTTTGATGTATTCATTTCAGCCCTCGTTGTTTTTTCAGGAGTTGATACCTTCATTTTTCGCCCAATCATTTCTGTCCCCTCTAGTAAGAATAAGACAGTTGACTTTTTGGCTTCTTCCATTCAGGTTTGTTTAACTAGTTCTGAAAAACCCTGGAATACCTTCGGAATTCAATTAGGAGACTggcttttaagttttttaaaggatgataagattgataaaatatataaagaaggtATTCGTTCTTCTTTAAGCTCATTCAAATATGGAAATGACTTTGAGGAAATTTATATGAAACTTATACAAAACTTTTATGGTTATATTAGTTGA
- the LOC121124496 gene encoding pre-mRNA-splicing factor RBM22, with product MASSKGTNTYNRQNWEDSDFPILCQTCLGDNPYLRMMKERYGKECKICSRPFATFRWCPGAKMRFKKTEICQTCAKLKNVCQTCLLDLEYGLPIQVRDQMLKLKTDLPQSDVNREYYLQNVDSNSKMPSQKNEVLSKLARTAPYYKRNRPHICSFWVKGECKRGEECPYRHERPNDPDDPLNDQNIRDRYYGVNDPVADKLLKRAEALPKLETPEDPLITTLYVGGLDDVLDEKDISSHFYQYGEIRNITLVPKQGCAFVQFSKRSSAELAAEKTFNNLVIHGRKIIVRWGKSQGRQLTPAVVNAAPQVPGLPGPLPPPPEELQNNFFNIPSTSSTTVGYPGTLLIHYPSQDPSRLGSIQMN from the coding sequence ATGGCTTCGAGTAAGGGGACGAATACTTATAATCGTCAAAATTGGGAGGACTCCGACTTTCCCATCCTTTGCCAAACCTGCCTTGGAGACAATCCTTACTTGCGCATGATGAAGGAGCGCTACGGGAAGGAATGCAAGATTTGTTCCCGTCCCTTTGCCACATTTCGTTGGTGCCCTGGAGCGAAAATGCGATTCAAGAAGACTGAGATTTGTCAAACGTGTGCCAAGCTGAAGAATGTGTGTCAGACCTGTCTTCTGGACCTGGAGTACGGCCTCCCTATTCAAGTTCGAGATCAAATGTTGAAGCTCAAAACAGATTTGCCGCAAAGTGATGTGAATCGAGAATATTACCTCCAAAACGTGGATTCCAATAGTAAAATGCCCTCCCAAAAGAATGAAGTTCTTTCCAAGCTCGCTCGCACTGCTCCGTATTACAAGAGAAATCGGCCTCACATCTGCTCTTTTTGGGTCAAAGGAGAGTGCAAGCGGGGAGAAGAATGCCCCTATCGCCACGAAAGACCTAATGATCCAGATGATCCACTCAATGATCAAAATATTCGGGATCGTTACTACGGTGTCAATGATCCAGTTGCTGATAAACTTCTCAAACGTGCTGAAGCACTACCTAAGCTGGAGACGCCAGAGGATCCCTTAATTACTACTCTCTATGTCGGGGGACTAGATGATGTACTGGATGAAAAAGACATTAGTAGTCATTTCTATCAATATGGTGAAATACGAAATATTACATTAGTTCCCAAACAGGGGTGTGCTTTTGTTCAATTCAGTAAGCGGTCCTCTGCCGAACTTGCAGCTGAAAAGACCTTCAATAACCTTGTAATAcatggaagaaaaataatagtacGTTGGGGGAAGTCGCAGGGTAGACAGCTTACACCTGCTGTTGTTAATGCAGCACCCCAAGTTCCTGGATTACCTGGGCCCCTACCTCCACCACCCGAAGAGttgcaaaataactttttcaatattccAAGTACTTCAAGCACAACTGTTGGATATCCTGGAACTCTTCTCATACACTATCCCTCGCAAGATCCATCTCGATTGGGCTCcattcaaatgaattaa
- the LOC121124497 gene encoding NAD-dependent protein deacetylase sirtuin-2, with protein sequence MSGGDGALLDKLDDPEYCSGSSSEDERNNIDLFGNNDEIDGYLANRFLDLGVNHYYPEQILDEVSFSGIVRFIASGKARRIITMVGAGISTSAGIPDFRTPDSGLYSRIAQEYPDVEDPTDLFSMGYFRTNPKPFFQLAKDLLKSQNYSPTPCHYFIKLLESKGLLLRHYTQNIDCLERKAGVSQDLLVEAHGSFASSTCQLCGSRYDQAWMEKKLTEVDVVCCSREGCGGVVKPDIVFFGESLPGRFSNLVFQDFPYCDLLIIMGTSLQVQPFASLVNQVQDTTPRLLINMQVVGDEGANDFVMRLMGRGGMDFTSDRRYRDVAEIGTCDDGCKKLAEALGWKEELESLMNK encoded by the exons ATGAGTGGGGGTGATGGAGCGCTACTGGACAAGTTAGATGATCCCGAATACTGCAGCGGATCCTCCTCCGAGGATGAGcgaaataatattgatttgttc GGGAACAACGATGAAATTGATGGATACCTCGCCAATCGATTTCTGGACCTGGGTGTGAACCATTATTATCCCGAACAAATCCTGGACGAGGTCTCCTTCTCCGGAATAGTTCGATTTATTGCGTCGGGAAAAGCTCGTCGCATTATTACGATGGTGGGTGCAGGAATATCCACGTCTGCTGGGATTCCTGACTTTAGGACGCCGGACTCTGGACTCTACTCTCGCATTGCACAGGAGTACCCTGATGTGGAAGACCCTACTGATTTATTTAGCATGGGTTATTTCAGAACTAATCCAAAGCCTTTTTTTCAGCTGGCTAAAGATCTTTTAAAATCTCAAAACTACTCTCCCACGCCCTGtcactattttattaaacttttagaGTCCAAAGGACTCCTTTTACGACACTATACACAAAATATTGACTGTCTTGAACGAAAGGCTGGTGTGAGTCAGGACCTACTAGTTGAGGCACATGGCTCATTTGCCAGCTCTACTTGTCAATTATGTGGGTCCCGTTATGACCAAGCTTGGATGGAGAAGAAGTTAACAGAAGTGGATGTTGTGTGCTGTAGTCGAGAGGGATGTGGAGGTGTTGTCAAGCCTGATATAGTATTCTTTGGAGAGTCTTTACCTGGAAGGTTTTCCAATCTGGTTTTTCAAGATTTTCCTTACTGTGATCTACTCATTATAATGGGAACATCCCTCCAAGTTCAACCTTTTGCTAGTCTTGTCAATCAAGTACAAGACACAACTCCACGACTATTGATAAACATGCAGGTTGTTGGTGATGAGGGTGCTAATGACTTTGTTATGAGGTTGATGGGACGAGGGGGTATGGACTTTACTTCTGATAGAAGGTATAGGGATGTTGCTGAAATTGGAACGTGTGATGATGGATGTAAGAAGTTGGCTGAGGCATTGGGTTGGAAG GAGGAGCTTGAGAgtcttatgaataaataa
- the eIF3e gene encoding eukaryotic translation initiation factor 3 subunit E-B: protein MKYEGNKSVVEWDLTNCMTPYLDRHLVFPLLEFLSFKNIYIETDLLRCKLDLLSDTNMVDFAMEVHESLYPDKPLPASLKDKRSEVVTMLKGLHEDSQPVLCLFNDSKIVLEIEEARDSKSVVDSHLKKASIDVEKMRETLYTLGKYEYDCGNYSGAADTLYFYRVLSSPNDKNYLNALWGKLASEILMQKWEKALTDLKRLQAFIDEATFGSSLQTLQQRTWLIHWSLFVFFNKAEGTDAVIDLFLYQKQYLNAIQTTCPWILRYLSTAVIVNKSSRRSIMKDLVKVIQEESYAYRDPITSFIEDLYVNFDFDGAQQKLRECEKVLVNDFFLVSCLDEFIENSRLMIFETFCRIHQCITIDMLAEKLNMKPEDAERWIVNLIRNAKLDAKIDSQMGHVVMGKQTVSPYQQLIDKTKVLSLRTLTLQVNLEKKKIVHDQPSWTGDAF, encoded by the coding sequence ATGAAGTACGAAGGCAACAAATCCGTGGTAGAATGGGATCTTACTAATTGTATGACACCCTATTTGGACCGGCACCTTGTGTTTCCACTTTTGGAATTTCTGtcatttaagaatatatatattgaaacgGATCTTCTTCGATGCAAATTGGATCTTCTGAGCGACACCAACATGGTGGATTTTGCTATGGAGGTACACGAGAGTTTGTACCCTGACAAACCCCTTCCAGCTTCCCTCAAGGATAAAAGAAGTGAAGTTGTGACTATGCTCAAGGGACTCCACGAAGATTCTCAGCCCGTCTTATGTCTCTTTAATGATTCTAAGATTGTTTTAGAAATCGAGGAGGCGCGAGACTCCAAATCAGTGGTTGACTCTCATTTGAAGAAAGCATCAATTGATGTGGAGAAGATGAGAGAGACTTTGTACACTCTTGGTAAATACGAATATGATTGTGGTAACTACAGTGGTGCAGCAGATACTCTCTATTTCTACAGAGTTCTCTCCTCTCCTAATGACAAAAACTACTTGAATGCCCTTTGGGGTAAGTTAGCATCGGAAATCCTAATGCAAAAATGGGAAAAGGCCCTGACTGACTTGAAGAGACTCCAGGCCTTTATTGATGAAGCAACTTTCGGTTCTTCCCTACAAACTCTTCAACAACGAACCTGGCTCATTCACTGGTCCCTCTTTGTCTTCTTCAACAAAGCTGAGGGCACTGATGCAGTCATTGACTTGTTTCTTTATCAAAAGCAATATCTCAATGCCATTCAAACCACTTGTCCCTGGATCCTACGCTATCTTTCAACTGCTGTTATCGTGAACAAAAGTTCTCGACGTAGCATTATGAAGGATCTCGTCAAAGTAATTCAAGAAGAGTCCTATGCCTATCGAGATCCCATCACCTCTTTCATTGAGGATCTATATGTCAACTTTGATTTTGATGGGGCTCAGCAAAAGCTGAGGGAATGCGAAAAGGTTCTTGTAAACGatttctttttagtctcctgctTGGATGAATTCATTGAGAACTCAAGGCTCATGATTTTTGAGACCTTTTGTCGTATTCATCAATGTATCACTATCGACATGCTTGCAGAGAAGTTGAACATGAAGCCTGAGGATGCAGAGAGATGGATCGTCAATTTAATCCGCAACGCTAAACTCGATGCCAAGATTGATTCACAAATGGGACATGTGGTCATGGGGAAGCAAACTGTTTCTCCTTATCAACAATTGATTGATAAAACGAAGGTGCTTAGCCTTCGAACCCTTACTCTGCAAGTtaacttagaaaaaaagaagatcgtTCATGATCAACCCAGTTGGACCGGCGATGCATTCTAA
- the LOC121124575 gene encoding heparan sulfate glucosamine 3-O-sulfotransferase 5: MKICYEHIELSVMRKKRKIWLYFSFLSLSSFILYLLSSLHRNQSSHITPDIVIPRNLPKCLVIGVRKGGTRALIDMMGLHSKIKPAGTEIHFFDSDTNFLKGLKWYSSQIPILKSDDEISVEKTPSYFVTEVAPERVRSMNKSIRLLLIVRDPVTRLVSDYAQILDNHRSKNLKYFKFESLALRPDGTINTKYDALSRSIYVRFMKLWLKHFSLNQFHIVNGDRLIKKPWHEIRKVEKFLNLPHEIMKKHFYFNASKGFHCLRTSSSSTTGRCLAKSKGRQHPNISSSVVTKLRTFFKPYNYEFYDLVNMDFGWPED; this comes from the coding sequence ATGAAAATCTGTTACGAGCATATTGAGCTGAGTGTCATGCGAAAAAAACGTaaaatttggttatatttttcttttttatccctTTCATCATTTATACTCTATTTACTCAGTTCCCTCCATCGTAATCAATCATCCCATATAACTCCAGATATAGTAATCCCTCGCAATCTTCCCAAATGTCTTGTCATAGGTGTTCGTAAGGGAGGCACCCGTGCTCTCATCGATATGATGGGGCTTCACTCCAAAATTAAACCCGCAGGAACAGAGATCCACTTCTTTGACTCGGATACCAATTTTCTGAAGGGACTCAAATGGTACTCATCCCAGATTCCAATATTAAAATCCGATGATGAAATATCTGTGGAAAAGACTCCTAGTTATTTTGTAACTGAAGTTGCTCCTGAGAGAGTGCGCTCTATGAATAAAAGTATTCGACTCCTTCTCATCGTTAGGGATCCTGTGACCAGACTCGTCTCTGATTATGCACAGATACTGGATAACCATCgttccaaaaatctaaaatattttaaatttgagagtCTTGCCCTTCGACCTGACGGtacaattaatacaaaatatgatgCATTGTCCAGGAGTATCTATGTTCGATTTATGAAACTTTGGCTAAAACATTTTTCTCTGAATCAATTTCATATCGTAAATGGAGATCGGCTCATAAAGAAACCCTGGCACGAAATTCGAAAAGTGGAAAAGTTCCTCAATCTTCCCCATGAGataatgaaaaaacatttttattttaatgcttctAAGGGGTTTCATTGTCTAAGAACCTCTTCTTCAAGCACTACCGGACGCTGTTTAGCCAAAAGTAAGGGCCGACAACACCCAAATATTTCCAGCTCCGTTGTTACTAAACTAAGAACATTTTTTAAGCCTTACAACTATGAATTCTATGATTTAGTAAATATGGACTTTGGTTGGCCGGAGGActga
- the LOC121123931 gene encoding translation initiation factor eIF2 assembly protein translates to MQIPEVQQCDISSWLKDYSHLTFPTNLIPIPCEVITYLNTDSTLILPLECDADGYFDNHRHYSDSEDNTSDFGEELDENDQEEKSRPSFPEFSDSIKSLLSEKGSVFCKLNWSSPKDAIWISHSLKCSTLTDIFLLLKSSMFVNHDITSPFKDCEATSEEVNEAMSEIQYNLALREWRSINPGHEFRCFVKNGSLKAISQRDFTSFYDYIIKEESFIKEDLTRFHKNNLSNFPLNDFVFDVVRSSKGKITLVDFNPSGITTDALLFEWSELQEIEEMEFRFISEEKGIRSDTLRQYSLPTDVVDIANGTDHDKLLSFLELQAEMQKKNT, encoded by the coding sequence ATGCAGATCCCGGAAGTGCAACAATGTGATATATCGTCATGGTTGAAAGATTACTCTCATCTCACATTCCCCACAAACCTCATTCCCATCCCTTGTGAAGTTATCACCTATCTCAATACGGATTCCACTCTCATTTTACCCCTGGAATGCGATGCAGATGGGTACTTTGATAACCACAGACATTACTCCGACTCAGAAGATAATACTAGTGACTTTGGTGAAGAGCTGGATGAGAATGATCAAGAAGAAAAGAGTCGACCCTCCTTTCCGGAATTTAGTGACTCCATCAAGAGTCTTCTTTCTGAGAAGGGAAGTGTATTTTGCAAGTTGAATTGGAGCAGTCCAAAAGATGCCATTTGGATCTCCCACTCTCTAAAGTGCTCTACTCTAACTGACATTTTCCTTCTGCTCAAAAGCTCTATGTTTGTTAATCATGATATTACTTCACCTTTCAAAGACTGTGAAGCTACTTCTGAGGAAGTGAATGAGGCCATGTCTGAAATACAATACAATTTGGCTCTAAGAGAATGGAGATCCATCAATCCAGGTCATGAGTTCAGGTGTTTTGTGAAGAATGGATCCCTCAAAGCTATTTCTCAGCGGGACTTTACGTCCTTCTATGATTATATCATCAAGGAGGAATCCTTCATAAAAGAGGACTTGACacgattccataaaaataatctatccAATTTTCCCCTCAACgattttgtttttgatgtaGTCCGCTCATCTAAAGGCAAGATAACTCTGGTGGATTTTAATCCCTCTGGAATAACTACAGACGCTCTTCTTTTCGAATGGTCTGAACTTCAAGAGATAGAAGAGATGGAGTTTCGTTTCATTTCTGAAGAGAAAGGGATTCGTTCAGACACATTGAGGCAATATTCGCTTCCAACAGACGTTGTGGATATTGCTAATGGTACAGACCACGATAAACTCTTAAGCTTTTTAGAATTACAAGCAGAGatgcaaaaaaagaatacttga
- the LOC121124495 gene encoding E3 ubiquitin-protein ligase KCMF1, with translation MSRHDGVSCDSCLKGNFRGRRYKCLICYDYDLCASCHESGVFNGRHAPNHAMQCILTRADRDLYYGGEPPGSGGGSSMMMDNYSYTCPVCAALGFTEATLLDHMASAHSNESSSQNADVVCPICASLPGGDPNLMTDDFSSHLSSEHRSSSNNNPASSSSRDLISFLDEPASNNPASSSANVSSSSGSSRMRRLQQSRGGASGGRGSVRTRRIANFHSSLSSPAREADPITDLLTQLGGIRRLSSSNNNSNGSSASQLQQIRMQLQLERDQFLQHRNTLGSSRMRTSGGETTVSSNGSQGQAVPPLSSSSISTVPVSSSNRDNQYLLCSSSEEELDSQGANSRVKKSLFVRDLMVSTLMMKNLDVDSSSSGSSSDGGDSSSEDY, from the exons atgtCACGTCATGATGGGGTCAGCTGTGATTCGTGTTTAAAAGGCAATTTTCGTGGGCGCCGTTACAAATGCTTGATCTGCTATGACTACGATCTCTGTGCTTCCTGTCACGAGTCTGGAGTCTTCAACGGACGACATGCCCCCAACCACGCCATGCAATGCATACTCACTAGAGCGGATAGAGATCTCTATTACGGTGGGGAACCGCCAGGCTCTGGAGGAGGATCCTCCATGATGATGGACAATTACTCATATACGTGTCCTGTCTGCGCTGCTCTCGGTTTTACTGAAGCCACACTATTAG ATCATATGGCGTCAGCACATTCAAATGAATCGAGTTCTCAGAACGCGGATGTGGTATGTCCAATATGCGCTTCTCTCCCTGGTGGAGATCCGAATCTAATGACAGATGATTTTTCATCTCATCTATCTTCGGAACATCGTTCATCTTCCAACAATAACCCAGCGTCATCTTCAAGTAGggatttaatttcctttttggaTGAGCCCGCTTCGAATAATCCAGCTTCATCGTCTGCTAATGTATCTTCTTCAAGTGGTTCTTCACGAATGAGAAGGCTACAACAGTCTCGTGGAGGAGCATCAGGAGGTAGAGGAAGTGTTCGTACTCGCAGAATAGCAAATTTTCATTCATCTTTGAGCTCTCCCGCAAGGGAGGCAGACCCTATAACCGATCTGTTGACGCAGTTGGGTGGGATACGAAGATTGTCTTCATCAAACAACAATAGTAATGGATCCTCTGCATCTCAACTGCAGCAAATACGCATGCAGTTGCAATTGGAGAGAGATCAATTCTTACAGCATAGAAATACCTTGGGTTCTTCAAGGATGAGAACAAGTGGTGGTGAGACGACAGTCTCATCCAACGGCTCACAAGGACAAGCCGTTCCACCACTTTCTTCTTCATCTATTTCAACTGTGCCTGTTTCTAGTTCTAATCGGGataatcaatatttactttGTTCTAGCTCGGAAGAAGAGTTAGATAGTCAGGGTGCCAATTCAAGAGTGAAAAAGTCACTTTTTGTTCGAGATCTAATGGTATCAACACTCATGATGAAGAATTTGGATGTGGATAGTAGTAGCAGTGGGAGTAGCAGTGATGGTGGTGATTCAAGCAGCGAAGACTATTGA
- the Naa40 gene encoding N-alpha-acetyltransferase 40, with translation MEYSSTNLRAANKQANPLSNLPDCQNFKKKGLNLIITTERVAQLDNETKNWLMDLMKRNMKSQYESTSWGWNTKSKEKEMFEQSAWYLIVRESVSNLPVAFSHFRFDIDFDYEVLYVYEIQVEEDYRGKSIGKFIMETLERLCIQSKMEKIILTVFKQNQGARMFFREVMEFKLDESSPADTSEEHFDYEILSKNTDRTKNNFN, from the coding sequence ATGGAATATTCATCTACAAATTTGAGGGCCGCCAATAAACAAGCCAATCCCTTATCAAATCTACCAGattgtcaaaatttcaaaaagaaggGTTTGAATTTGATCATAACAACCGAGCGAGTTGCACAACTagataatgaaacaaaaaattggcTAATGGATTTGATGAAGCGTAACATGAAATCACAGTATGAAAGTACTAGTTGGGGATGGAATACGAAAAgtaaagaaaaggaaatgttCGAGCAATCCGCCTGGTATCTAATTGTTCGTGAATCTGTTAGCAATTTGCCGGTGGCATTTAGTCACTTTCGATTTGATATTGATTTCGATTATGAAGTGCTGTATGTGTACGAGATACAAGTGGAAGAGGATTATAGAGGGAAGAGCATAGGAAAATTCATTATGGAGACTCTTGAACGTCTTTGCATCCAGagcaaaatggaaaaaatcataCTTACAGTTTTCAAACAGAACCAAGGGGCAAGAATGTTCTTCAGAGAAGTAATGGAATTCAAACTGGATGAAAGTTCCCCTGCTGATACCTCTGAGGAACATTTTGATTATGagattctttcaaaaaatacggatagaacaaaaaataactttaattag